In Harpia harpyja isolate bHarHar1 chromosome 8, bHarHar1 primary haplotype, whole genome shotgun sequence, a genomic segment contains:
- the DONSON gene encoding protein downstream neighbor of Son gives MDSESHLRFLAVALFLFTSRSGAESGGRPAAASRRGWREELSPHRPGGGRKKWRRPPGSPRAAQGRSSPLFAPSRDSGSRPAPPRRPAMAAPAVPGYSPGFKKPPAMLRLKRKRLRRGEPAAAPPPCSAAPRAPSAPARRNPFSSLDNAPRAAGTPQPPERARRPPAGGNPSAASFWQLLEAVCEDKPARRAEPSERSNILTPTDDLHLPVAVPEVPSSPRHEFPADWSIKTRLLFTSSQPFTWAEHLKAQEEAQGFAQHCRATETNLPQSVQEPKLSTELRCAFQQSLVYWLHPSLPWLQLFPRIGADRKIAGKASPWSQDEALQQVLMSDWSVSFTSLYNLLKAKLCPYFYVCTYQFTVLFRAAGLVGSDVITAVISPTTRGLREAMRNEGIEFSLPLVEECRTRKQKNSEVNLETEVANSLEVGNSMEDGEEPALSDDDDESFSWLEEMGVQDKVKKPDAISIKLRKEKHEVQMDHKPESLALVKGTNTFTLLNFLINCKSLVAAAGPQTGLPPTLLSPVAFRGGTMQTLKARSINAKARVHLAYEDIFSLEIVGPIMPHSLHSLTMLLKSAQRGAFSAVLYTHEPTAVFNTGLDNASPALNKETICKDLPTCGLHPKTLDQLSQCPTLGKSSIRFLEMKDYAYSWKS, from the exons ATGGATTCAGAAAGCCATTTACGTTTTCTAGCAGTAGCGCTTTTCTTATTTACTAGCCGAAGCGGGGCGGAGAGCGGCGGCAGGCCAGCGGCGGCGAGTcgccggggctggcgggaggAGTTGTCTCCTCACAGACCCGGCGGCGGCCGGAAGAaatggcggcggccgccgggtTCCCCCCGCGCCGCCCAGGGGCGGAGCTCGCCCCTTTTCGCGCCAAGCCGGGACAGCGGCTCCCGCCCGGCTCCTCCGCGCCGCCCGGCCATGGCCGCCCCCGCCGTGCCCGGCTACTCGCCCGGCTTCAAGAAGCCGCCGGCCATGCTGCGGCTGAAGCGCAAACGGCTGCGGAGGGGCGagcccgccgccgctcccccgccctgcagcgcggccccgcgggccccctccgcgcccgcccgccgcaaCCCCTTCTCCAGCCTGGACAACGCGCCGCGGGCGGCCGGCACCCCCCAGCCGCCAGAgcgggcccggcggccgccggcgggtGGGAACCCCTCGGCAGCGTCCTTCTGGCAG CTTTTGGAGGCTGTTTGTGAAGATAAGCCCGCCAGGAGAGCAGAGCCCTCTGAAAGAAGCAATATCCTCACCCCAACCGAT GACCTTCATTTACCTGTTGCTGTACCTGAAGTTCCCTCCTCACCAAGACATGAGTTTCCTGCAGACTGGAGTATTAAAACACGACTTTTATTTACTTCTTCCCAACCTTTTACCTGGGCAGAACATTTAAAAGCACAAGAGGAAGCTCAAGGATTTGCTCAGCATTGTAGAGCTACAGAAACAAACTTGCCACAGAGCGTACAG GAACCAAAACTGTCAACAGAACTGCGTTGTGCCTTTCAGCAAAGCCTTGTTTACTGGCTTCACCCTTCACTGCCATGGCTGCAGCTGTTCCCTCGGATTGGAGCAGATAGAAAAATAGCTGGAAAGGCTAGTCCTTGGTCACAGGACGAAGCCTTGCAACAAGTGCTAATGAGTGACTG GTCTGTCAGCTTTACTTCTCTGTACAATCTGCTCAAAGCCAAGCTGTGTCCCTACTTCTATGTATGTACCTACCAGTTTACTGTCCTGTTCCGTGCAGCTGGTCTTGTGGGAAGTGACGTTATCACAGCTGTAATTTCTCCCACAACTAGAGGTTTAAGGGAAGCCATGAGAAATGAAG GCATAGAGTTTTCTTTACCTTTGGTAGAAGAATGTAGAACCAGGAAACAGAAAAACTCTGAAGTGAATTTGGAAACAGAAGTTGCTAACAGCCTCGAAGTGGGCAACAGCATGGAAGATGGAGA GGAACCAGCTCTAagcgatgatgatgatgaaagtTTCTCATGGCTTGAGGAGATGGGAGTCCAAGACAAGGTTAAGAAACCAGATGCTATTTCTATTAAACT TCGTAAGGAGAAGCATGAGGTGCAGATGGATCACAAACCCGAATCCCTTGCATTAGTGAAAGGAACAAACACATTCACCTTGCTGAACTTCTTGATAAACTGTAAGAGCCTAGTGGCTGCTGCAGGTCCACAAACAGGGCTTCCACCAACTTTGTTGTCCCCTGTTGCTTTCCGAGGTGGAACAATGCAAACACTCAAA GCTCGAAGTATAAATGCCAAAGCCAGGGTTCACTTGGCGTATGAGGATATATTCAGTTTGGAGATCGTAGGCCCCATCATGCCTCACTCCCTCCATTCATTGACCATGCTGCTCAAGTCTGCACAGAGGGGAGCgttctctgctgtattgtatacACATGAGCCAACCGCTGTGTTTAACACTGGTCTTGACAATGCAAGCCCTGCCTTAAATAAG GAAACCATATGCAAAGATCTTCCTACATGTGGACTGCATCCTAAGACTTTGGATCAACTGAGTCAGTGTCCAACACTGGGAAAATCTTCCATCCGATTTCTGGAAATGAAGGATTATGCTTATTCCTGGAAGTCCTAG